From a region of the Fischerella sp. JS2 genome:
- a CDS encoding ThiF family adenylyltransferase → MNNQKKSPEVSLHIPPQMWSQFRQCMQKYQRRNEEVIGFLFCKRHQVSKHKIRYFPKAWVVPSGDCYERQSVSGLVLKQPFHWYLLKTYLSEGLNVVHIHTHAGQGIPDFSGVDDRYESEYAKFISSSFHQKPRLISGVFDESLQQYQFRIWDRNGLSFQRIKCYQSWFEVPESEDLLNNADLMFARQKVFGETCQKQLSELTVTLIGCGGIGSIFAELLERLGVKKWVLIDPDRLEAVNLNRTPGATQKMVDQQWYKVDYVKHLIKRIYSTGSCVKAIPTSVANESVKQEIAASDLIVVATDNHLSRQIAQELALEYMRPLVCLGTHIDVKSDNTPRMYCRVTVPPLGGGWCLMCGNIINLQRAALESAPAEINTLAAGAGYLEGINDPAVFWLNSICASTGVGVIHGMVSGFLNLDSGLDWIYDFPSSSWHKTNTEYLETPDCYFCSSASDLKITLDEDKIIIF, encoded by the coding sequence ATGAATAATCAGAAAAAATCACCCGAAGTTTCTCTACACATACCCCCGCAAATGTGGAGTCAGTTTCGCCAATGTATGCAAAAATATCAGAGAAGAAATGAAGAAGTCATTGGTTTCTTGTTTTGTAAACGTCATCAGGTATCAAAACACAAAATTCGATACTTCCCCAAAGCTTGGGTAGTTCCCTCTGGTGATTGCTATGAACGTCAATCTGTGAGTGGGTTAGTACTGAAACAGCCATTTCACTGGTATCTGCTTAAAACCTATCTGAGTGAAGGACTTAATGTAGTTCATATTCACACTCATGCTGGTCAAGGAATTCCCGATTTTTCCGGTGTTGATGACCGCTATGAATCTGAATATGCTAAGTTTATCTCGTCTAGCTTTCATCAAAAACCTCGCTTAATTTCCGGAGTTTTTGATGAGTCATTGCAACAATATCAATTTCGGATTTGGGACAGAAATGGGCTGTCTTTCCAGAGAATTAAGTGCTATCAATCATGGTTTGAAGTTCCAGAATCTGAAGATTTACTAAACAATGCAGACTTAATGTTTGCTCGTCAAAAAGTTTTTGGAGAAACTTGTCAAAAACAACTGAGCGAACTCACAGTTACTTTAATAGGCTGTGGGGGTATCGGTTCAATTTTTGCGGAATTGCTGGAACGTTTGGGTGTGAAAAAATGGGTGTTAATCGACCCAGACCGTTTAGAAGCAGTCAATCTCAATCGAACACCTGGGGCTACACAGAAAATGGTAGATCAGCAATGGTATAAAGTTGACTATGTGAAACATCTGATCAAAAGAATCTACTCTACAGGTTCTTGTGTAAAAGCAATACCAACCTCGGTTGCAAATGAGTCAGTTAAACAAGAAATTGCAGCTTCAGATTTAATTGTCGTTGCAACTGATAATCATCTTTCTCGACAAATCGCCCAAGAATTAGCTTTGGAATATATGCGTCCTCTGGTTTGTCTTGGAACTCACATAGATGTTAAATCAGACAATACACCTCGGATGTATTGTCGTGTGACTGTTCCTCCACTTGGAGGTGGCTGGTGTTTGATGTGTGGTAATATTATCAATCTGCAAAGAGCAGCGCTAGAATCAGCCCCTGCTGAGATTAATACACTCGCTGCTGGTGCAGGTTATTTAGAAGGAATCAATGACCCAGCAGTATTTTGGTTAAATAGTATTTGCGCTAGTACAGGGGTCGGGGTAATTCATGGAATGGTCAGTGGTTTTCTGAATTTAGATTCTGGTCTTGACTGGATTTATGATTTTCCTAGTTCTAGTTGGCATAAGACGAATACAGAGTATTTAGAAACTCCTGATTGTTATTTTTGTTCATCCGCTTCTGATTTGAAAATTACTTTAGATGAAGATAAAATAATTATCTTCTAG
- a CDS encoding CRISPR-associated protein, whose translation MRRAIISTIGTSLLTNQINRANPDEKDWYSHLRDTANLSEEKTPEDVQQIIATLKQRADKQLAGAKIPQIRRASAELNGIYGIYQGDLSQGKEDIHFLVATDTIQGKITAKIVEDFLRKQGLNNTSIYSPSALSTASTEAFSLGIDALIVWLQDTIPPLKENKYKICFNLVGSFKSLQGYLNTIGMFYADEIIYIFEGEKSELITIPRLPIAVDISLIKPYTLQLALLDAGAGLSISETQGIPETMLAEVDEKMTLSTWGQLIWNQCKNDLLCEDLLPFPRLEFQDSFKADYNKEREEQPRVKLQETLAKISYLLKESNGDVSILKKHGGLQYDKYTNMGNVDHFRVTQGVRVSCRSDQGKLILYRYGKEEEVNKNPY comes from the coding sequence ATGCGTCGAGCTATTATTTCCACTATTGGTACTAGTTTACTCACTAATCAAATCAACCGAGCTAATCCTGATGAAAAAGACTGGTATTCGCACTTGCGGGATACAGCAAATCTGAGTGAGGAGAAAACACCAGAGGATGTTCAGCAGATTATTGCAACTCTTAAACAAAGAGCCGATAAACAACTTGCAGGTGCTAAGATCCCCCAAATTCGTCGTGCAAGTGCAGAATTAAATGGAATTTATGGTATTTATCAAGGGGATTTAAGCCAAGGAAAAGAAGATATTCACTTTCTCGTTGCTACCGATACAATCCAAGGAAAAATCACTGCTAAAATTGTTGAGGATTTTCTGAGAAAGCAAGGATTAAATAATACTAGTATTTATTCTCCAAGCGCGCTTTCTACTGCTAGTACCGAAGCTTTTTCTTTGGGAATTGATGCATTAATTGTTTGGTTGCAGGATACAATACCACCATTGAAAGAAAATAAATACAAAATTTGTTTTAATCTGGTTGGTAGTTTTAAGAGTTTACAAGGTTATCTCAATACTATTGGGATGTTCTATGCCGATGAAATAATTTATATATTTGAAGGAGAAAAATCTGAATTAATTACTATTCCTCGCTTACCCATTGCGGTCGATATCTCTCTAATTAAACCATATACACTTCAACTAGCATTATTGGATGCTGGTGCTGGACTTTCTATTAGTGAAACCCAAGGGATTCCTGAAACAATGCTAGCGGAAGTTGATGAAAAAATGACGCTTTCGACTTGGGGACAGTTAATCTGGAATCAATGTAAAAATGACCTGCTTTGCGAAGATTTACTTCCCTTCCCTAGATTAGAATTTCAAGATTCTTTTAAGGCTGACTACAATAAAGAAAGAGAGGAGCAACCAAGAGTAAAGCTCCAAGAAACTCTCGCTAAAATTTCTTATTTATTAAAAGAATCTAATGGTGATGTTAGCATTCTCAAAAAACATGGGGGTTTGCAGTATGACAAGTATACAAATATGGGAAATGTTGACCATTTTCGAGTAACTCAAGGAGTGCGGGTTAGCTGTCGTTCTGACCAAGGAAAATTAATACTATATCGCTATGGTAAAGAGGAAGAGGTTAATAAAAATCCCTATTAA
- a CDS encoding RAMP superfamily protein, which produces MPVIPEPAKKVPMMFRAQINGRCQIQRLVPGAPEQDATRWASEWVDKAYPKLPEPSAEVQTRTYTLTWRFITNSGQDDGVIRPVIGARGWPFYPGSSMKGIFRRACTKEQAEHYCGKTSASGELQPGILRFHGGYPTDTAWTENLVDIVHPQQNWQVKTGNKDGGAFIQISLYKPELQFGISSIEELAASEWETIWIIWEKALSTGIGCRVCAGYGQPQQNTGNIIYRTRIKGQGQAAKLIDGTGEFRANVFRAALRGHALRIFGGLTNADMGDRIVNHLFGSVQGNGNIGLLGMSFRDSRLEIGTFGRGSYAQPTYSVEGELVWLLACQLADPQHEEVLKKLVADLTRFAFVLGGFGKSWRRADHRLFYEEYYEDEYKPLIGCHWQWSGERSLVRDVQVRKLEQVGEFIDKVRQTAQEWMQLQGIASNCGQKAPWREAWHPQTVQVWGRQASDKEDSEAIFWLHGPYQEAIRGVQAEGSIYRSSITGQMGYIGRLWHRMYPLVRLVKDPQNPSKPIPKTTPGYLELMTLFPDDSTESRQFLQFLNSQQDRPKGFQQLWPRSQS; this is translated from the coding sequence ATGCCTGTAATTCCCGAACCAGCTAAAAAAGTTCCGATGATGTTTCGGGCGCAGATTAATGGACGTTGCCAAATCCAAAGGCTTGTTCCTGGTGCGCCAGAACAGGATGCTACACGTTGGGCTTCGGAATGGGTAGACAAGGCTTATCCCAAACTTCCCGAACCTAGTGCTGAAGTCCAAACCCGCACTTACACTTTGACTTGGCGATTTATCACTAATAGTGGACAGGATGACGGTGTAATTCGCCCAGTCATTGGTGCGAGGGGCTGGCCCTTTTATCCAGGTAGCAGTATGAAGGGTATTTTCCGTCGCGCCTGCACAAAAGAACAAGCAGAACACTATTGTGGCAAAACTTCTGCTAGTGGAGAATTGCAACCTGGTATCCTACGTTTTCATGGCGGCTATCCTACTGATACCGCCTGGACTGAAAACTTAGTAGATATCGTTCATCCGCAGCAGAATTGGCAAGTTAAAACAGGGAACAAAGATGGTGGTGCTTTTATTCAGATTTCTCTGTATAAACCGGAACTTCAATTTGGCATTTCCAGTATCGAAGAACTGGCAGCATCAGAATGGGAGACAATCTGGATTATCTGGGAAAAAGCACTTTCGACGGGGATTGGTTGTCGCGTCTGTGCTGGCTACGGACAACCACAGCAAAATACTGGTAATATTATTTACCGTACTCGCATCAAAGGTCAGGGGCAAGCTGCCAAGCTAATTGACGGGACAGGAGAGTTTCGCGCTAATGTCTTCAGAGCAGCTTTGCGGGGTCATGCTTTGCGAATTTTTGGTGGGCTGACTAATGCAGATATGGGAGATCGGATTGTTAATCATCTGTTTGGTAGCGTCCAAGGTAATGGAAATATCGGGCTGCTGGGTATGAGTTTTCGGGATTCTCGTCTGGAGATAGGAACGTTTGGCAGAGGTTCCTATGCCCAGCCCACTTACAGTGTTGAAGGAGAATTGGTGTGGTTGCTGGCTTGTCAACTTGCTGACCCACAACATGAGGAAGTCTTGAAAAAATTGGTGGCGGATCTAACGCGATTCGCTTTTGTGTTAGGTGGTTTTGGCAAATCCTGGCGACGGGCAGACCATCGCCTATTTTACGAGGAATACTACGAGGATGAATATAAGCCTTTAATTGGCTGTCACTGGCAATGGTCAGGGGAGCGATCGCTCGTTCGAGATGTGCAAGTGCGTAAACTAGAACAGGTGGGTGAATTTATTGACAAAGTGCGGCAAACTGCCCAAGAGTGGATGCAACTTCAGGGCATAGCTTCCAATTGTGGGCAAAAAGCTCCCTGGCGCGAAGCCTGGCATCCACAAACGGTGCAAGTCTGGGGACGACAAGCCAGTGACAAAGAAGACTCTGAAGCTATCTTTTGGCTGCATGGCCCCTACCAAGAGGCAATTAGGGGAGTCCAGGCTGAGGGTTCAATTTACCGTTCATCAATTACTGGTCAAATGGGATACATTGGTAGACTCTGGCATCGCATGTATCCCCTTGTTCGCCTAGTCAAAGATCCACAAAATCCCAGCAAACCTATTCCTAAAACTACCCCAGGATACTTAGAACTGATGACACTCTTTCCAGATGATTCTACTGAGTCAAGACAGTTTCTACAATTTCTCAATTCACAACAAGACCGACCAAAAGGTTTTCAGCAACTTTGGCCGCGATCGCAATCTTAA
- a CDS encoding RAMP superfamily CRISPR-associated protein: MYKKAYGIIETMAPLHVGASAGEETGNLNLIFRDQFTQTAIIPGSSIRGRFRADMRSHERGMERKWYGHEAISGEENTTTEALVKFEYASLVWLPVFCPGQPIVWVTCPWLLKRYKQITQISATLPEPYTAPRALQGRQVDTNRKVLFFNLGFIEIEHEADLSAWIPAGSNLNADNLVVVANNDIAMLHDMALYRQSRVKLSDTEKKVDGGAFFNLEALPEGSILVFPIALKEAGWKPFGNDVSDELYFGGLESIGFGRCQVTLGGAYQ, from the coding sequence ATGTACAAAAAAGCCTACGGTATCATCGAAACTATGGCTCCTTTGCATGTTGGAGCCAGTGCGGGTGAAGAAACTGGCAATCTTAACCTAATCTTCCGCGACCAATTTACCCAAACTGCGATTATCCCTGGAAGTTCAATTCGTGGTCGCTTCCGTGCAGATATGCGATCGCACGAACGAGGTATGGAAAGAAAATGGTACGGTCATGAAGCTATCTCAGGAGAGGAAAACACGACAACCGAAGCACTGGTCAAATTTGAGTATGCTTCTTTAGTATGGCTACCTGTTTTCTGTCCTGGTCAACCAATTGTTTGGGTTACTTGTCCTTGGCTGCTCAAACGTTACAAGCAAATTACTCAAATCTCCGCAACTCTGCCCGAACCTTATACTGCACCTAGAGCTTTGCAGGGTCGTCAAGTTGACACTAATCGTAAAGTTTTGTTTTTCAATCTGGGCTTTATCGAAATCGAGCATGAAGCAGACCTATCAGCCTGGATACCGGCTGGATCTAATTTGAATGCAGACAACTTGGTTGTAGTAGCCAACAATGATATTGCCATGCTGCATGACATGGCGCTTTACCGCCAAAGCCGGGTAAAACTGTCAGATACCGAAAAGAAAGTAGACGGCGGTGCATTTTTCAACCTGGAAGCTTTACCCGAAGGAAGTATTCTGGTGTTTCCGATTGCGCTGAAGGAAGCAGGCTGGAAACCCTTTGGTAATGATGTATCTGATGAACTTTATTTTGGTGGCCTGGAGTCAATTGGGTTCGGTCGTTGTCAAGTTACTTTGGGAGGAGCATATCAATAA